From a region of the Phragmites australis chromosome 21, lpPhrAust1.1, whole genome shotgun sequence genome:
- the LOC133903467 gene encoding probable plastid-lipid-associated protein 10, chloroplastic isoform X2, producing the protein MALAAAPLRRFPTTPPQAPSPPPASRLRPPPRRGSRLRPLLAAATVAASSPADAERRKHELLRAVQETRRGFVAGPDQRAAIEEAIVGVEELSAGEGAALDLTALDGTWRLCYTSASDVLVLFEAAERLPLLQVGQIYQKFECKDQSDGGIVRNVVQWSIENLLEEQEGATLMVSAKFVVLSKRNIFLQFEEVAVENIKISEQLQALIAPAILPRSFFSLQILQFLKTFRAQVPVSGPERRSPGGLYYLSYLDRDMLLGRSVGGGGVFIFTRAQPLL; encoded by the exons ATGGcgctcgccgctgctcccctcCGCCGCTTCCCCACCACGCCGCCGCAGGCGCCGTCTCCGCCGCCGGCCTCTCGCCTCCGCCCGCCCCCTCGGCGCGGATCCCGTCTCCGCCCGCTCCTCGCCGCGGCCACGGTCGCCGCTTCCTCCCCG GCGGACGCGGAGCGGCGGAAGCACGAGCTGTTGCGCGCGGTGCAGGAGACGCGGCGTGGATTCGTGGCGGGCCCCGACCAGCGCGCCGCCATCGAGGAGGCCATC GTGGGCGTGGAGGAGCTCAGCGCCGGGGAGGGGGCAGCGCTGGACCTCACAGCGCTCGATGGCACGTGGAGGCTGTGCTACACGTCGGCGTCGGACGTGCTCGTGCTGTTCGAGGCGGCCGAGAGGCTCCCACTTCTGCAG GTGGGGCAAATATATCAGAAATTTGAGTGCAAAGATCAATCAGATGGTGGAATTGTGAGGAATGTTGTTCAGTGGAGCATCGAGAACTTGCTGGAG GAGCAAGAAGGTGCAACACTGATGGTCTCTGCAAAATTCGTAGTCCTGTCTAAGCGCAACATCTTTCTTCAGTTTGAGGAG GTTGCTGTTGAAAATATCAAGATTAGCGAGCAGCTGCAAGCACTAATAGCTCCTGCTATACTTCCTCGATCATTTTTTAGCCTTCAG ATATTGCAGTTCCTTAAAACCTTTCGAGCTCAAGTCCCTGTTAGTGGTCCTGAAAG ACGATCACCTGGAGGACTATATTATCTTTCTTACCTTGACCGTGATATGCTCCTGGGTCGTTCGGTTGGTGGTGGGggagtttttatttttacaagAGCACAACCTCTTTTATGA
- the LOC133903467 gene encoding probable plastid-lipid-associated protein 10, chloroplastic isoform X1, with product MAAGERTPNIPLARQNRPAAVPRPRHSSFIPSQGVEAQQKWRSPLLPSAASPPRRRRRRLRRRPLASARPLGADPVSARSSPRPRSPLPPRQADAERRKHELLRAVQETRRGFVAGPDQRAAIEEAIVGVEELSAGEGAALDLTALDGTWRLCYTSASDVLVLFEAAERLPLLQVGQIYQKFECKDQSDGGIVRNVVQWSIENLLEEQEGATLMVSAKFVVLSKRNIFLQFEEVAVENIKISEQLQALIAPAILPRSFFSLQILQFLKTFRAQVPVSGPERRSPGGLYYLSYLDRDMLLGRSVGGGGVFIFTRAQPLL from the exons ATGGCGGCAGGTGAGAGGACACCAAATATCCCGTTGGCAAGGCAAAACCGACCCGCGGCTGTGCCCAGGCCGCGCCACAGTTCGTTCATCCCCTCGCAGGGAGTAGAGGCGCAACAAAAATGGcgctcgccgctgctcccctcCGCCGCTTCCCCACCACGCCGCCGCAGGCGCCGTCTCCGCCGCCGGCCTCTCGCCTCCGCCCGCCCCCTCGGCGCGGATCCCGTCTCCGCCCGCTCCTCGCCGCGGCCACGGTCGCCGCTTCCTCCCCG GCAGGCGGACGCGGAGCGGCGGAAGCACGAGCTGTTGCGCGCGGTGCAGGAGACGCGGCGTGGATTCGTGGCGGGCCCCGACCAGCGCGCCGCCATCGAGGAGGCCATC GTGGGCGTGGAGGAGCTCAGCGCCGGGGAGGGGGCAGCGCTGGACCTCACAGCGCTCGATGGCACGTGGAGGCTGTGCTACACGTCGGCGTCGGACGTGCTCGTGCTGTTCGAGGCGGCCGAGAGGCTCCCACTTCTGCAG GTGGGGCAAATATATCAGAAATTTGAGTGCAAAGATCAATCAGATGGTGGAATTGTGAGGAATGTTGTTCAGTGGAGCATCGAGAACTTGCTGGAG GAGCAAGAAGGTGCAACACTGATGGTCTCTGCAAAATTCGTAGTCCTGTCTAAGCGCAACATCTTTCTTCAGTTTGAGGAG GTTGCTGTTGAAAATATCAAGATTAGCGAGCAGCTGCAAGCACTAATAGCTCCTGCTATACTTCCTCGATCATTTTTTAGCCTTCAG ATATTGCAGTTCCTTAAAACCTTTCGAGCTCAAGTCCCTGTTAGTGGTCCTGAAAG ACGATCACCTGGAGGACTATATTATCTTTCTTACCTTGACCGTGATATGCTCCTGGGTCGTTCGGTTGGTGGTGGGggagtttttatttttacaagAGCACAACCTCTTTTATGA
- the LOC133903328 gene encoding uncharacterized protein LOC133903328 encodes MEVFGKSVIAEPSNVIFLSTILNTEGSNPSHKCDKRCQNEHIFGNMYRCKLTGTTHICDKNCNQRILYDNHNSLCRVSGQLFPLSPLEQQAVRGIRRKHEVDSNEGCSFKRRRAQLHPSLFERSYSSVSPIPSQVGDGMDLS; translated from the coding sequence ATGGAGGTATTTGGCAAATCTGTGATTGCTGAGCCCAGCAATGTGATTTTCTTGTCCACAATTCTTAACACAGAAGGGTCAAACCCTAGTCACAAGTGTGACAAGAGGTGCCAGAATGAGCACATATTTGGAAACATGTACCGTTGCAAACTGACTGGAACCACTCACATCTGCGACAAAAACTGTAACCAGAGGATCCTCTATGACAACCATAACTCGCTCTGCCGAGTGAGTGGGCAGTTGTTCCCGCTCTCTCCACTGGAGCAGCAGGCAGTGAGGGGGATCCGAAGGAAGCATGAAGTTGACAGCAATGAGGGGTGCTCCTTTAAGCGCAGGCGTGCACAGCTGCATCCTTCCCTTTTTGAGAGGTCCTACTCTTCTGTGTCTCCAATCCCAAGCCAGGTTGGAGATGGCATGGACCTGAGCTAG
- the LOC133903468 gene encoding protein RESPONSE TO LOW SULFUR 3-like: MMTRKVAMDAKEAEEMARRNAELEREVAEATAREDRLRRELEAALARLAVAEEAEERLCVDLGELEAEALAQAVEYQEHVRALSERLAFADGVLRASGIRSVAAGVAGMD; the protein is encoded by the coding sequence ATGATGACGAGAAAGGTGGCCATGGACGCCAAGGAAGCGGAGGAGATGGCGAGGAGGAACGCCGAGCtagagagggaggtggcggaggcgacggcgagggaGGACCGGCTGCGGCGGGAGCtggaggcggcgctggcgcggctGGCCGTGGCTGAGGAGGCCGAGGAGCGGCTGTGCGTGGATCTCGGCGAGCTGGAGGCTGAGGCCCTGGCGCAGGCCGTCGAGTACCAGGAGCACGTCAGGGCGCTCTCCGAGCGGCTCGCGTTCGCCGACGGAGTGCTCAGGGCGTCCGGGATCCGGAGcgtcgccgccggcgtcgcGGGCATGGATTGA